The sequence GTTAAGCCAGCGCCAAGACAGCGCGTCCGACGACAAGGATGACATACAACAAAGTTGTGGATGGGAAGGCTTAGACTACGTCACTTAGGAGGACGAAACATGAAACGGCTGGACGAAGCTTCCACATTCATAGTCATGCACGATCAAAAGCCTTCCTTCGAACAATTAAGAATTTGGCTTGACAAGATTTGCAACGACATAGCCATAAAGTATGGACTTCTAACGCCTTCTGGAAAGCCTAGAAAAGCCTTCGTGCTGGACACACTGCTAAAATATTCTTGCCGAGGCTGCATCAGAAAAGCTTTACAACATCATGAAGCTGACGGCAGAGTGGACGCACTTTACATTCAGAACCATAGGCTGGCCATAGGGCTACTTATCGAGGGGTTACGATCGATCTTTGAGTCGAGTGGCCTAAGCCTAAATGTTGGGCTGGAAGTGACCGGCGATTTCGGCAAGTCTGACGTGGTGGTCAAACCTACATGGACGGGAGTTTCAGTTAGGTATGTGTCGGCTGGAGGGACTCTTAATTTTGTAAAGTTTTTGTACTTCGTAACCTCAAGCAGTTTAATTTTTTCTCGTGTAAATCTTTTGGGACTCATCTCATGTATTAAGATTTAAGATTAATGCCACCCATATAAGTTTTCCTTTTCTATATTTCTTCAACCATTTCTTTGGAGGTTGTTCATTTCCTCAAAGGCTATGAATTTTGTTTTTGCATCTATCTTTTTCTAGTAGCCAGACAATTCCCGTTATGTGGGCTGATGTTCTAGGAGTGATTCTTTTTCTCCGTGGCGATAAATTCAGCTTCTCCAACAATAGAGGCGTCTGAGGACACTATGTCAAAGAGTTTTGGCCGCTCCGATCGCTTTTTAGGCGCTAATTTAACTCCGAAATGTCCTGACCTGATTTATCTAGCGAATTCGCAAAATCTTGTCGTCCGTATATTTTGGCTCGTGTTCTGGGCTCTACGAGGGGGCTTAATTTCGTAAGTTATAGACAAATTCTCAAAAATCATTAGTTAGAATTTTAAATTTTAGTGCTGTTTGATGGCGGTGAGATTGTGGACGGTGACGATTGCATTATTATGCGGAGGGTTGACTTGGAAAAAGTGTAGGAGAATTTAAGGAACTTAAAAACTCATTCTTGAGGAACGCTTCGGCTGTTGAGCATGGTGTGCACTAACCGCTCAAGGTTTTCTATTCGCCTGATTATAGCTTCTTCCATATGGCGATTTTCCTCCTCGATCTTTGCGGCCAGCTCTCTGTCTAACACGAAACCACAGAAACTGCATCTAACAAGGCTTGGGGCGTTTTTGCATCCACATCTTGGGCATGCGGCTAGTTGTAGTACGTCTATGCCATGCCTAGGCCTTGCTAGACCGTGAAGCTCCAGTATGGCGTTTTCTAGATCCCTTGCGCTGAGGTGCACGTAGCGGGCACTCATCTTTGAGCCATGAACCCAGCCAGCGAACTGCTCTAAGCGGGCTTCCGTAAAGACTTTGGCGAGGGCCGTAAGGGTTGAGTGGCGGAACAGGTAGGGCCACACTTCCTTTCTAAGCCCAGCCTTCTTCGCTGTGTACTTTATTATGAGGCGGAAGTGCCTGTAGCTTAGCCTTTCGCCCTTGTGGTTTGGGGCCAGCGAGCACCACAGCGGCGCGTCGGGGTCCGTCCTCCTCGGGTGATCATCTAGCCACTCGATGAGTGGCCTGTAGCTGACAACTAGCGGTACGACTTTTAGGCCAGTTTTGCCTCTGACCGAGATTACGCAGTAGCTGCACTTCCCGGACTCGTTTTCAACCTCCTTGAACTTAACGCTTCCCACGCTCATGCTCAGAAGCTCGCCGGGCCTGAGGGCGCCCTCGAAGAGTACGTAGAGCATGGCCTTGTCGCGGCGGTTATCGGCGGCCTTGACGAGCGCCTCGAAATCCTCCGGCGTCAGGAGTTTTTCAGGCGTGACGCGGCTCTCATCGTCCTTCACTTTAAGCCTTATCCAGCTAACCTCTGGCGGGATTGGCGTGCTTCTGTCGCAGCTGCCGTATTTAGCGTACTGGACGAGCTTGCGTAGGATCAGCTTCTTGTCGTGCTTGGTCCAAGCGCTCCAACGCCTGTTGCTGTTTATGGCGGCTACAACGCGCTCGACGTCGCTTCGCGCGGCGTCCTTTAGATCGAAGTGGATGAGGCGGAGCAGTGCGGGAATGTGGCTGGCGATCTTGCTGACCCTCGCAACGCTTAGGTTCAGGCTGAAGAGGTGGTCGAGAAAGCGCAGTGCAACCTCGCCGTTGACGCCGAAGCTGGCTATAACGCGTCTGTACCGCTGAAGCCTCTCCTCGTAGTCATATATTCCCTTCAATTCACGCCCTATGCCGTTTACTGTCTGCGAATTTAAATCAGGGAGAAGGGATTTGAACCCAAAAGTGTGGCGCCCTGGCCGGGATTTGAACCCGGGTCGGGCGGGCGACAGCCGCCTATACTAGACCGGGCTATACTACCAGGGCAATCTATGTCAATTCTGTTTATATTTCCAGATTTAAGGATTTCTTGTTTTCTTAGCAGCGTGCCCCCAATGTTGTTGGCATTAGCCCTAACGATTGCAGGCTGGACAATTTAAAAATATATAAGAGGTCTTTATGAATTTAGTGGATAGTGTAGAGGGAAACTTTTGCCCTTCGACGATCCTCTAACGATCGCGCTTATGATTACCACTGTAGGGGCGATAATCGCATGTTCCATAATCATTTATTCTATGAGGAAGAAATTAAGGAAGGGTGAAGCTGAGGCAGCGGCTGAAAAGGGGAGTAGCGAAGTAGGGGCGAAGGCTTTACCTTTCAAGATAGTTAAAACAGTTTCTCCGGAGGAGGCTGCAAAAGCTCGTGAAGAACTGCGGATATTGGATTTAGAAAGGGAGATTCTAAGCGACGCTATAAGGAAGCTTTATGAGGCGCACGCCGAAGGCAAAATAACCGAAGAAGAGAGGGATAAACTTGCCCAAACATATAAAGAGAGAATGATGATTGTTAAGGAAGCCATTTCAAAGGACGAGTCGCTTGTGGCCTTACACGAGCTTGAAGCCATGCAGGAGGATCTAATAAAACTTTTCAGCGAACGTTTTGATGAAATAACCGAGAAAATAGAGGAACTTCGCTCAAAAGTTGAAGCTAAACCTATAAAGGAAATAGCCATCTCTCCGGCTAGGCCAGTTAAAATGATGGAGGAGGAAAAACCAGAGGAGGAAACAAAGGAAAAAGAAAGGAAAAAGCGGAAACCACCAACTAAGACTCCTCCAAGAACAGAGGCTGAAAAACGTATAGAGGAAATCCGCGCTGAAGTGGAAAAAGTTTTGGAAAGATTGGGGCAGATGGAAATTGAAACCTAAAAGCGAGGAATTGGAAAAAGCCAAAAGAAACGCGGCTCTAGAAGCTGTAAAACATGTTAAAGACGGCTTTGTAATAGGACTTGGAAGCGGAAGCACGGTTGTCTACGCAGCAGAAGAAATTGGAAGAAGGATAAGGGTTGAAAACTTACACGTGAAAGTGGTTCCCACGTCGTATCAAGCCTTCATGCTTGCCGTCAAAAACGGCATCCCAACAACAACACTCGAAGAAAACCCTCTGCTAGACTTGACGATCGACGGTGCAGACCAAATAGACAAGAACCTAAACTTGATAAAAGGTATGGGTGGCGCCCTAACTCGCGAAAAAATAGTGGCTGCAGCCTCTAAAGCCCTTATAATAATCGCGGATTGGAGGAAAAAAGCTGGAACCCTGGGA comes from Candidatus Bathyarchaeota archaeon and encodes:
- a CDS encoding tyrosine-type recombinase/integrase, yielding MKGIYDYEERLQRYRRVIASFGVNGEVALRFLDHLFSLNLSVARVSKIASHIPALLRLIHFDLKDAARSDVERVVAAINSNRRWSAWTKHDKKLILRKLVQYAKYGSCDRSTPIPPEVSWIRLKVKDDESRVTPEKLLTPEDFEALVKAADNRRDKAMLYVLFEGALRPGELLSMSVGSVKFKEVENESGKCSYCVISVRGKTGLKVVPLVVSYRPLIEWLDDHPRRTDPDAPLWCSLAPNHKGERLSYRHFRLIIKYTAKKAGLRKEVWPYLFRHSTLTALAKVFTEARLEQFAGWVHGSKMSARYVHLSARDLENAILELHGLARPRHGIDVLQLAACPRCGCKNAPSLVRCSFCGFVLDRELAAKIEEENRHMEEAIIRRIENLERLVHTMLNSRSVPQE
- the rpiA gene encoding ribose 5-phosphate isomerase A, which codes for MEKAKRNAALEAVKHVKDGFVIGLGSGSTVVYAAEEIGRRIRVENLHVKVVPTSYQAFMLAVKNGIPTTTLEENPLLDLTIDGADQIDKNLNLIKGMGGALTREKIVAAASKALIIIADWRKKAGTLGENGQLVPIEVLPFAVPLVIRRISMLGGKSKVREGSGKVGPIVTDNGNFLIDVDFGLIENPAELEEKLKAIPGIVETGLFVEMTDTVYLGRPDAVEELKITAEARHL